In a single window of the Streptomyces cinnabarinus genome:
- a CDS encoding ArsR/SmtB family transcription factor, translated as MSKQELEVIGQDAACCPGLSAAPLDENQAADLAKVFKALGDPVRLRLMSMIASRGQGGEVCVCELTPAFDLSQPTISHHLKLLRQAGLIDCERRGTWVYYWALPGVLDNLAAFLTATRPAGVTA; from the coding sequence ATGTCGAAGCAAGAGCTTGAGGTGATCGGCCAGGACGCAGCCTGCTGCCCTGGCCTGTCGGCTGCGCCCCTGGACGAGAACCAGGCCGCCGACCTGGCGAAGGTCTTCAAGGCTCTGGGCGATCCCGTCCGACTGCGTCTGATGTCGATGATTGCCTCCCGCGGCCAGGGCGGAGAGGTGTGCGTCTGTGAGCTGACTCCGGCCTTCGACCTGTCCCAGCCGACCATCTCCCACCACCTCAAGCTCCTGCGCCAAGCCGGGCTGATCGACTGCGAGCGTCGTGGCACATGGGTCTACTACTGGGCGCTCCCCGGCGTCCTGGACAACCTCGCCGCGTTCCTGACCGCCACCCGACCCGCCGGAGTCACCGCGTGA
- a CDS encoding aquaporin, protein MNAPLGRRVAAEAIGTALLVTVVVGSGIQATDLTHDVGVQLLANSLATVFGLGVLILLLGPVSGAHFNPAVTLAAWFTRRRDPDGLALRDVAAYLPAQIAGAIGGAVLADAMFAKPLVKFSTHDRSAGHLLLGEVVATAGLILLILGLSRIGRAALAPAAVASYIGAAYWFTSFANPAVTIGRTFTDTFAGIAPASVAPFIAAQLLGAVVGLGVVVLVYGRSAHAPEGVVVPHGDPKPAVS, encoded by the coding sequence GTGAACGCACCGCTCGGCCGCCGTGTCGCCGCCGAGGCGATCGGCACCGCGCTGCTGGTGACGGTCGTGGTCGGCTCCGGTATCCAGGCCACCGACCTGACGCACGACGTCGGTGTGCAGCTGCTCGCCAACTCGCTCGCCACGGTCTTCGGCCTGGGCGTGCTCATCCTGCTGCTGGGGCCCGTGTCCGGTGCGCACTTCAACCCGGCCGTCACGCTGGCCGCCTGGTTCACCCGCCGTCGTGATCCGGATGGTCTGGCCCTGCGGGACGTCGCCGCATACCTACCCGCCCAGATCGCCGGTGCGATAGGCGGCGCGGTCCTGGCCGACGCGATGTTCGCCAAGCCACTGGTGAAGTTCTCCACCCACGACCGGTCCGCCGGGCACCTGCTGCTGGGCGAGGTCGTCGCAACGGCCGGGCTGATTCTGCTGATCCTCGGCCTCAGCCGGATCGGCCGCGCCGCCCTCGCCCCGGCTGCGGTTGCCTCCTACATCGGGGCCGCGTACTGGTTCACGTCCTTCGCGAATCCGGCGGTGACCATCGGCCGGACGTTCACCGACACCTTCGCCGGCATCGCCCCTGCCTCCGTCGCCCCGTTCATCGCGGCCCAGTTGCTGGGAGCCGTGGTCGGGCTGGGGGTCGTCGTGCTGGTCTACGGCCGCTCTGCTCACGCCCCGGAAGGGGTCGTCGTCCCGCACGGCGATCCGAAACCCGCTGTCTCCTGA
- a CDS encoding arsenate reductase ArsC has protein sequence MSSSTAPRPSVLFVCVHNAGRSQMAAAFLTHLAGDRIEVRSAGSAPADTVNPAVVEAMSEVGIDISAETPKILTVEAVQASDVVITMGCGDTCPVFPGKRYLDWQLDDPAGQGVDAVRPIRDAIETRVRALISDVAPG, from the coding sequence ATGAGCTCTTCCACCGCGCCGCGTCCGTCGGTCCTGTTCGTCTGCGTCCACAACGCCGGCCGCTCCCAGATGGCCGCCGCCTTCCTCACCCACCTCGCGGGCGACCGCATCGAGGTCCGCTCCGCCGGCTCGGCTCCCGCGGACACCGTCAACCCCGCCGTGGTCGAGGCGATGAGCGAGGTCGGCATCGACATCTCCGCCGAAACCCCGAAGATCCTCACGGTCGAGGCCGTCCAGGCATCCGACGTCGTCATCACCATGGGGTGCGGCGACACCTGCCCCGTCTTCCCTGGCAAGCGCTACCTCGACTGGCAGCTCGACGACCCGGCCGGGCAAGGCGTTGACGCCGTACGCCCCATCCGCGACGCGATCGAGACCCGCGTCCGGGCGCTGATCTCGGACGTGGCGCCGGGCTGA
- a CDS encoding DUF5685 family protein: MFGIIRPCRHRLGEGMRTEWMAHLCGLCLALRGEYGQFARVATNYDGLIVSVLTEAQSERSGDWRRGAGPCPLRGMRSADVAQGEGARLAATVSLVLAAAKVRDHVADGDGLLGRRPVTLAARRIADGWERAGAAGGERIGFDTAVLLGAVERQSEIERLTSLGDSLLAVTEPTETATAAAFAHTAVLAGRPGNAEPLAEAGRLFGRLAHLLDAVEDLDADEATGAWNPVTATGADRTEVRRLCDDAVHGIRLALSDAEFVDGRLARALLGGELERAVDRVFDPRHRHHQHRPQARGPRVLPWLGRRTTADTLPGTGTGTGTECGVRALTDAGPQGATMASGRPSEDECRRCGQWRQLCRDCRLCFNCCTCNEDEGPDDFEPWQSGEGSGNFRRDGSGRDGSRGDGSGGDGWSGGSGGGNSGGYSGGSGGSGGGGRGSGGSGGDSGDGCCGGGGCCNPCKCCCDCCD; encoded by the coding sequence GTGTTCGGAATCATCAGGCCTTGTCGTCATCGTCTGGGCGAGGGCATGCGTACGGAGTGGATGGCGCATCTGTGCGGGCTGTGCCTGGCGCTGCGCGGCGAGTACGGGCAGTTCGCCCGGGTGGCCACCAACTACGACGGCCTGATCGTCTCGGTGCTGACCGAGGCGCAGTCCGAGCGCTCCGGCGACTGGCGGCGAGGCGCCGGTCCGTGTCCGTTGCGCGGGATGCGGTCGGCGGACGTGGCGCAGGGTGAGGGCGCCCGGCTGGCGGCGACGGTGTCGCTGGTGCTGGCCGCGGCGAAGGTGCGTGACCATGTGGCCGACGGCGACGGCCTGTTGGGCCGCCGCCCGGTGACGCTGGCGGCGCGCAGGATCGCCGACGGCTGGGAGCGTGCGGGTGCCGCGGGCGGCGAACGGATCGGCTTCGACACGGCCGTACTGCTCGGCGCGGTCGAACGGCAGTCGGAGATCGAACGGCTGACGAGTCTCGGCGACTCGCTGCTGGCGGTCACGGAACCTACGGAGACGGCAACCGCCGCGGCCTTCGCGCACACCGCGGTGCTCGCCGGCCGCCCGGGCAACGCCGAGCCGCTCGCGGAGGCCGGGCGACTGTTCGGTCGCCTGGCGCATCTGCTCGACGCGGTGGAGGACCTGGACGCGGACGAGGCGACCGGCGCGTGGAACCCGGTCACGGCGACCGGCGCCGACCGCACCGAGGTCCGTCGGCTCTGCGACGACGCGGTCCATGGCATCCGACTCGCCTTGTCCGACGCCGAGTTCGTCGACGGGCGGCTGGCACGGGCGCTGCTGGGCGGCGAGCTGGAGCGTGCCGTCGACCGCGTCTTCGACCCCCGGCACCGCCACCACCAGCACCGCCCCCAGGCACGGGGCCCGCGTGTCCTGCCCTGGCTGGGACGCCGTACGACGGCGGACACGCTCCCGGGGACCGGCACGGGCACGGGCACGGAGTGCGGCGTCAGGGCCCTGACGGACGCGGGCCCGCAAGGCGCGACGATGGCGTCGGGTCGGCCCTCCGAGGACGAGTGCCGGCGGTGTGGCCAGTGGCGCCAGCTGTGCCGCGATTGCAGGCTGTGCTTCAACTGCTGCACCTGCAACGAGGACGAGGGCCCGGATGACTTCGAGCCCTGGCAGTCCGGCGAGGGCAGCGGCAACTTCCGCCGGGACGGTTCCGGCCGGGACGGCTCCAGGGGCGATGGTTCCGGAGGCGACGGCTGGTCCGGCGGTTCGGGCGGCGGCAACTCGGGCGGCTACTCCGGCGGTTCGGGCGGTTCGGGTGGAGGCGGTCGGGGGTCCGGTGGCTCCGGTGGCGATTCGGGTGACGGCTGCTGCGGTGGCGGCGGCTGCTGCAACCCGTGCAAGTGCTGCTGCGACTGCTGCGACTGA
- a CDS encoding McrC family protein translates to MPDRTEVRLVEYGSALLGAEQLTPGDVGRLRALRRSGSLSLEPAPSGWRLKADATVGVLILDRIRLIIEPKFAIPGEQLMNWLAYALDAPAPLPATARRWATSPEGYADLVASALLEQCEQLVREGLRRDYVRRQNLEPVLRGRLDVAAQVSRRYGRLDQLHVRTFDREADIWDNRVLGTALRMARTLATHPGLARNLHAIADAFPQAPTPGAALRALDRTRYTRLNARYRTAHTWARLLLRGGGVTDLFTDRGSMADGLLLAMPRLWEAVVRRLATEAAAPQPGRALPNGPTGITIQGDLGSTSTFRPDVLLSLPGHDSSDPTLLPVDAKYKRYDRHRVGAADVHQLLTYGAGYAASTDPRAVIVHPCPGGHSRRVLQVSGPWGALGRIHVLGVDTHEVPQEAAEWLGTALR, encoded by the coding sequence ATGCCTGACCGCACCGAGGTCCGGCTCGTCGAGTACGGCTCCGCCCTGCTGGGGGCCGAGCAGCTCACACCCGGGGACGTGGGGCGGCTCCGAGCCCTCCGGCGGAGCGGCAGCCTCAGCCTCGAACCGGCCCCCTCGGGATGGCGGCTCAAGGCCGACGCCACCGTCGGCGTCCTGATCCTCGACCGGATCCGCCTGATCATCGAGCCCAAGTTCGCCATCCCGGGTGAGCAGTTGATGAACTGGCTCGCCTACGCCCTCGACGCTCCGGCGCCCCTCCCAGCGACCGCACGGCGCTGGGCCACCAGCCCGGAAGGCTACGCCGACCTCGTGGCTTCGGCACTGCTGGAACAGTGCGAGCAACTGGTCCGGGAAGGGCTGCGCCGCGACTACGTACGCCGTCAGAACCTCGAACCGGTCCTGCGGGGACGTCTGGACGTCGCGGCCCAGGTGTCCCGTCGCTACGGTCGGCTGGATCAGTTGCACGTCCGCACCTTCGACCGGGAGGCGGACATCTGGGACAACCGTGTACTGGGGACCGCGCTGCGCATGGCCCGCACCCTGGCCACGCATCCCGGCCTGGCCCGCAACCTCCACGCCATCGCCGACGCGTTCCCGCAGGCCCCCACCCCCGGCGCCGCCCTCCGCGCCCTGGACCGGACCCGGTACACACGCCTCAACGCCCGCTACCGCACCGCGCACACCTGGGCCCGCCTGCTGCTGCGCGGCGGCGGTGTCACCGACCTCTTCACCGACCGGGGCAGCATGGCGGACGGCCTCCTGCTGGCCATGCCCCGGCTCTGGGAGGCCGTCGTCCGACGCCTGGCCACCGAGGCCGCCGCCCCGCAGCCAGGGCGCGCCCTCCCCAACGGCCCGACGGGCATCACCATTCAGGGCGACCTCGGCAGCACCTCGACCTTCCGGCCGGACGTCCTGCTCAGCCTTCCAGGGCACGACTCGTCCGACCCCACGCTGCTGCCGGTGGACGCCAAGTACAAGCGCTACGACCGTCACCGCGTCGGAGCCGCCGACGTCCACCAGCTCCTCACCTACGGTGCCGGATACGCCGCGAGCACCGATCCGCGTGCGGTGATCGTCCACCCGTGTCCCGGCGGGCACTCCCGGCGAGTTCTCCAGGTCAGTGGGCCGTGGGGCGCACTCGGGAGGATCCATGTCCTGGGAGTCGACACCCATGAGGTCCCGCAAGAGGCGGCCGAGTGGCTCGGAACGGCCCTGCGGTAG
- a CDS encoding McrB family protein, whose protein sequence is MADETDLRAAAAAFDRSGAPETATAAEDERKQVLAQFPLGGWAELPLSRYALGQAAPSGGGPTYCRLMEFGTPNLGSIKGGSAAKHIMYRHNSGEWRVAAPLRGMEPQEAWQELRGQFVRAFEAVGAGDFEAVDDLDVLRFGPTLVTKSLATYFPEHFLPIYATEHLRKFVTLLGGTTPSGASAWHTNRRLLELVRSRPEFDGWSRQEVMRFLYAEFNPRALERTVWKIAPGERGRLWDECRDAGVIRVGWDDIGDLGQYQTDIELKQALDACWPRSSGGSLTLARRLLAFRDLEAGDRIVANRGMDEVLATGTVSGSYRFDADLSEYQHVVPVSWDVSHARKLSGPQAGWRSTFAKVQPAFFARLATGPAEPDTGSEASYADGPVTLPEDVAGVLEALDRKGQVILHGPPGTGKTRLALGAALALAGRTDALNSTPDQRAAAQVEALREGRVSMVTFHPSYGYEDFVEGFKPDMSATGPGLTLALTDGVFHALCAQASARPDETFLLIIDEINRGDLPRIFGELVTLLELDKRGLPLALAISRRTFSVPPNVRIVGTMNTADRSISHLDAAVRRRFAFLPVGPDPDAVSGAVGPLDLAQFFESLNTRIARHLDADHQIGHAYLLRDGAPIATEDDLAAAFHHEVIPLLEDYCLGRADLLHRILGGLVDEHTGRPALMPPQDLAAALATEFTSGAPGPDA, encoded by the coding sequence ATGGCGGACGAGACGGACCTGCGGGCGGCAGCGGCGGCATTCGACCGGAGCGGCGCACCGGAGACCGCGACAGCCGCCGAGGACGAACGCAAGCAGGTACTCGCTCAGTTCCCGTTGGGCGGGTGGGCGGAACTGCCGTTGTCGCGCTACGCCCTGGGGCAGGCCGCGCCGTCCGGGGGCGGGCCGACGTACTGTCGGCTGATGGAGTTCGGGACGCCGAACCTGGGCAGCATCAAGGGCGGCAGCGCGGCGAAGCACATCATGTACCGCCACAACTCCGGCGAGTGGCGGGTGGCCGCGCCACTGCGCGGGATGGAACCGCAGGAAGCCTGGCAGGAGTTGCGCGGACAGTTCGTGCGGGCCTTCGAGGCGGTGGGCGCAGGGGACTTCGAGGCCGTGGACGACCTGGACGTGCTGCGGTTCGGTCCGACGTTGGTGACCAAGTCCCTGGCCACCTACTTCCCCGAACACTTCCTGCCCATCTACGCCACCGAGCACCTCCGCAAGTTCGTCACGCTGCTGGGCGGGACCACCCCGTCCGGCGCATCGGCTTGGCACACCAACCGTCGGCTGCTCGAACTTGTCCGCTCACGCCCGGAGTTCGACGGATGGAGCCGACAGGAGGTCATGCGCTTCCTGTACGCGGAATTCAACCCTCGCGCGCTGGAGCGCACCGTCTGGAAGATCGCCCCGGGTGAGCGGGGCCGGCTGTGGGACGAGTGTCGTGACGCGGGAGTGATCCGTGTGGGCTGGGACGACATCGGCGATCTCGGCCAGTACCAGACCGACATCGAGCTGAAGCAGGCCCTCGACGCATGCTGGCCCCGCAGTAGCGGCGGCAGTCTGACGCTCGCCCGACGGCTGCTGGCATTCCGGGACCTGGAGGCGGGAGACCGGATCGTGGCCAACCGTGGGATGGACGAGGTGCTGGCCACCGGTACGGTCAGCGGGAGTTACCGCTTCGACGCCGACCTCTCCGAATACCAGCACGTCGTCCCGGTCTCCTGGGACGTGTCCCACGCCCGGAAACTGTCAGGGCCCCAGGCCGGGTGGCGGTCCACCTTCGCCAAAGTACAGCCGGCGTTCTTCGCCCGGCTCGCCACCGGCCCCGCCGAGCCGGACACGGGGTCCGAGGCGTCGTACGCCGATGGTCCCGTCACTCTGCCCGAGGACGTCGCGGGCGTACTCGAAGCGCTGGACCGCAAGGGCCAGGTGATCCTGCACGGGCCTCCCGGGACGGGCAAGACCCGGCTCGCACTCGGTGCCGCCCTCGCCCTCGCCGGTCGCACGGACGCGCTCAACTCCACGCCGGACCAGCGGGCCGCAGCCCAGGTCGAGGCGCTGCGAGAGGGCCGCGTCAGCATGGTGACCTTCCATCCCTCCTACGGGTACGAGGACTTCGTGGAGGGCTTCAAGCCGGACATGAGCGCCACCGGTCCCGGGCTCACCCTGGCTCTCACCGACGGCGTGTTCCACGCTCTGTGCGCCCAGGCCTCCGCCCGCCCGGACGAGACCTTCCTGCTGATCATCGATGAGATCAACCGGGGCGATCTGCCCCGCATTTTCGGTGAGTTGGTCACCCTGCTCGAACTCGACAAGCGCGGCCTGCCCCTCGCCCTGGCCATCAGCAGGCGCACCTTCTCCGTGCCACCGAACGTGCGGATCGTCGGGACCATGAACACGGCGGACCGCAGCATCAGCCACCTGGACGCCGCCGTACGCCGCCGCTTCGCCTTCCTCCCGGTCGGCCCCGACCCGGACGCCGTGTCCGGTGCGGTCGGCCCCCTGGATCTGGCGCAGTTCTTCGAGTCCCTCAACACCCGTATCGCCCGGCACCTCGACGCCGACCACCAGATCGGGCACGCCTACCTGCTGCGCGACGGCGCGCCGATCGCGACCGAGGACGATCTGGCCGCGGCCTTCCACCACGAGGTGATCCCGCTCCTGGAGGACTACTGCCTCGGCCGGGCCGACCTCCTGCACCGCATTCTCGGCGGCCTGGTCGACGAGCACACCGGACGACCGGCACTGATGCCGCCGCAGGATCTCGCCGCCGCACTGGCGACCGAGTTCACCAGCGGCGCGCCGGGCCCCGATGCCTGA
- a CDS encoding roadblock/LC7 domain-containing protein, with amino-acid sequence MTTAVQSFSWLISDFVRTADGVTDAVAVSSDGLLMAASDTLGRDRADHLAAIVSGITSLAQNAATAHGFHGMKLVMIEMLGGFLMVGRIRDGSCLGVLAAEGCDVGLVGYEMAVLADRAGELLTPQLVRELHSTPAAAG; translated from the coding sequence ATGACCACCGCCGTCCAGAGCTTCAGCTGGCTCATCTCCGACTTCGTACGCACCGCGGACGGAGTCACCGACGCCGTCGCCGTCTCCTCCGACGGGCTCCTCATGGCCGCCTCCGACACCCTCGGCCGGGACCGTGCCGACCACCTCGCCGCAATCGTCTCCGGCATCACCAGCCTCGCCCAGAACGCCGCCACCGCCCACGGGTTCCACGGCATGAAGCTCGTCATGATCGAAATGCTCGGGGGCTTCCTCATGGTCGGCCGCATCCGCGACGGCAGCTGCCTCGGCGTCCTGGCCGCCGAAGGCTGCGACGTCGGCCTGGTCGGCTACGAGATGGCCGTCCTCGCCGACCGCGCCGGCGAACTCCTCACCCCGCAGCTCGTACGCGAGCTCCACTCCACGCCCGCGGCCGCGGGATAG
- a CDS encoding nitrate- and nitrite sensing domain-containing protein, whose product MAVVVTIPICLLLAVAGYAVHGRAEALGDARTTRAEVGLSLRVQALVHQLQRERGLTNGLLGGEEEFRPTLTAVRTRVDAALRDMRGEDAVQKVIQRRLRNLADIRAAADAQTADPAATLTFYTDAVEALNAVDPVAETATGSDRQLRDGLAALRELAAAKESVALERGYLNGVFAHGSFRSGEYLAFTEVRATRVAALARFRQVATSPQRAALKDAFGTPSAERAAAYENRAEGAAEGSGKLPADVGTWWDAMTVLVDDLHAVQQSVGDDVRNRAEQLRNDAEKGLAACLVAGMLLSALVAGLAAFASRSLTRPLGALAEAAHHVARHRLPATVARIQRSPQDPGHPLPPADEPDQPDAQLLGGAAEIAEVAASLQQVERTALHLAAQQTGLRRNTTESLANLGRRNQNLVRRQLSLITRLERQELNPDALANLFALDHLATRMQRNAESLLVLAGQNPPRPTAAPAHGLEVVQSAVAEVEQYQRVLIAAVEPVQVRGHAVADVAHLLAELIENGLTFSPPTEPVEVHGWYDREDDMYCFAVVDHGVGMSEADRARANARLSDSGEEAFLAAPTRFLGLLVVGRLAHRLGEGTQVHLFDTTGGGLSALLTLPRRLLAPTADIPAPPPPAKPAVAALLNGFRAGVARAEAGTTQGASS is encoded by the coding sequence GTGGCGGTGGTCGTCACGATCCCGATCTGCCTGTTGCTGGCCGTGGCCGGATACGCCGTGCACGGCCGCGCGGAGGCGCTCGGCGACGCCCGGACGACTCGTGCCGAGGTGGGTCTCAGCCTCCGCGTCCAGGCCCTGGTACATCAACTGCAACGCGAACGAGGCCTCACCAACGGCCTGTTGGGCGGTGAGGAGGAGTTCCGGCCCACGCTTACCGCCGTGCGCACGCGCGTTGACGCCGCACTGCGCGACATGCGCGGAGAAGACGCCGTGCAGAAGGTCATCCAGCGACGCTTGCGGAACCTCGCCGACATCCGCGCCGCCGCCGACGCGCAGACCGCTGACCCAGCCGCGACCCTCACCTTCTACACCGACGCCGTCGAGGCACTCAACGCCGTCGATCCGGTGGCCGAGACGGCGACGGGCTCCGACCGCCAACTGCGGGACGGACTGGCAGCGTTGCGGGAACTGGCCGCCGCCAAGGAGTCCGTCGCGCTCGAACGCGGCTACCTCAACGGAGTGTTCGCCCACGGCTCCTTCCGCAGCGGCGAATACCTCGCCTTCACCGAAGTACGCGCCACCCGGGTGGCCGCCCTCGCCCGCTTCCGGCAGGTCGCCACTTCACCCCAACGCGCGGCTCTCAAAGACGCGTTCGGCACCCCGAGCGCCGAACGGGCCGCCGCATACGAGAACCGGGCGGAAGGCGCCGCCGAAGGTTCCGGCAAGCTGCCTGCCGACGTCGGCACCTGGTGGGACGCCATGACCGTACTCGTCGACGATCTGCACGCCGTGCAGCAATCCGTGGGAGACGACGTACGGAACCGCGCCGAGCAGCTCAGGAACGATGCCGAGAAGGGACTTGCCGCCTGTCTCGTCGCGGGAATGCTCCTGTCCGCCCTCGTCGCCGGCCTCGCCGCCTTCGCCTCCCGGTCCCTCACTCGCCCGCTCGGCGCCCTCGCCGAGGCCGCACATCACGTCGCGCGACATCGACTGCCCGCAACCGTCGCCCGTATCCAGCGCTCGCCTCAGGACCCTGGGCACCCCCTTCCTCCGGCGGACGAACCGGACCAACCCGACGCGCAACTGCTGGGCGGTGCCGCGGAGATCGCGGAAGTCGCGGCCTCCCTCCAGCAGGTGGAACGCACCGCCCTCCACCTGGCCGCTCAACAGACCGGCCTGCGCCGCAACACCACCGAGTCACTCGCCAACCTCGGCCGCCGCAACCAGAACCTGGTGCGTCGTCAGCTCAGTCTCATCACCCGTCTGGAACGGCAGGAACTCAACCCGGACGCCCTCGCCAACCTCTTCGCACTCGACCATCTCGCCACCCGTATGCAGCGCAACGCCGAAAGCCTGTTGGTCCTCGCCGGGCAGAATCCACCGCGGCCCACGGCAGCACCGGCGCATGGGCTGGAGGTCGTCCAGTCCGCTGTCGCCGAGGTGGAGCAGTACCAGCGGGTCCTGATCGCCGCCGTGGAGCCGGTCCAGGTGCGCGGGCACGCCGTCGCCGATGTCGCCCACCTCCTCGCCGAACTCATCGAGAACGGGCTGACCTTCTCGCCACCGACCGAACCGGTCGAGGTGCACGGCTGGTACGACCGTGAGGACGACATGTACTGCTTCGCTGTCGTGGACCACGGAGTCGGCATGTCCGAGGCCGACCGGGCCCGCGCCAACGCCCGCCTCTCCGACTCCGGTGAGGAAGCCTTTCTCGCCGCGCCCACCAGGTTTCTCGGCCTCCTCGTCGTCGGCCGGCTCGCCCATCGCCTCGGTGAGGGCACCCAGGTCCACCTCTTCGACACCACCGGCGGCGGCCTGTCCGCACTCCTCACCCTCCCCCGACGCCTCCTCGCACCCACAGCGGACATCCCCGCCCCACCCCCGCCCGCCAAACCCGCCGTCGCCGCCCTCCTCAACGGCTTCCGAGCAGGCGTCGCCCGCGCGGAAGCCGGCACGACTCAAGGAGCATCATCATGA
- a CDS encoding nitroreductase family protein — protein sequence MTPHTMSVAEAIRTRRTVRHYRPDAIPAAALDALLALAIEAPTSWNLQDRSIVAVTSDEGREGLARATGGQPQPQEAPLMLVFVAEPLSWREDHSDVYEQARRNGAWNDEFVTMFSAASQAFQTDLEERGLLREYAVKDAMIAASYVLLAATEMGLATSPMNGWDEAEVKKVIGIEDRDDLAIALLISLGYPAEERRHPGRRAQERNVFHESYGSPGNTTRGTGQPGPE from the coding sequence ATGACGCCTCACACCATGTCTGTCGCCGAAGCCATCCGCACCCGCCGCACCGTCCGCCACTACCGTCCCGATGCGATCCCCGCGGCCGCGCTCGACGCGCTCCTCGCCCTCGCCATCGAAGCACCCACCAGCTGGAACCTCCAGGACCGGTCCATCGTCGCCGTCACCAGTGACGAAGGCCGTGAGGGGCTCGCCCGGGCCACCGGTGGTCAGCCACAGCCGCAGGAGGCGCCACTCATGCTGGTCTTCGTCGCCGAGCCGCTGTCCTGGCGCGAGGACCACAGCGACGTCTACGAGCAGGCCCGTCGCAATGGGGCGTGGAACGACGAGTTCGTCACGATGTTCTCCGCGGCATCGCAAGCCTTCCAGACAGACCTCGAGGAGCGTGGCCTGCTGCGGGAGTACGCGGTCAAGGACGCGATGATCGCGGCCAGTTACGTGCTGCTCGCCGCCACGGAGATGGGGCTTGCCACTTCGCCGATGAACGGCTGGGACGAGGCCGAGGTGAAGAAGGTGATCGGCATCGAAGACCGCGACGACCTGGCCATCGCCCTGCTGATATCCCTCGGCTATCCGGCGGAGGAGCGTCGGCACCCCGGCCGTCGGGCCCAGGAACGCAACGTGTTCCACGAGTCCTACGGATCACCCGGGAACACCACTCGCGGTACCGGGCAGCCAGGTCCGGAATAG
- a CDS encoding winged helix-turn-helix transcriptional regulator → METIVESSGLPADAFSAKCPTRQVLDHIAGKWTILVVDALLEGTMRYTDLSRRIEGVSQKMLTQTLRSLEGDGFITRTVHPTIPPRVDYELTALGRSLAEPITALRRWTEDHINEIEQARSRARD, encoded by the coding sequence ATGGAGACCATTGTGGAGTCCTCCGGGCTGCCGGCCGACGCCTTCTCGGCGAAGTGCCCGACCCGCCAGGTGCTGGATCACATCGCAGGCAAGTGGACGATCCTCGTCGTGGACGCCCTCCTCGAAGGCACCATGCGCTACACCGACTTGAGCCGACGCATCGAGGGTGTCTCACAGAAGATGCTCACCCAGACCCTGCGCAGTCTCGAAGGCGACGGGTTCATCACTCGCACCGTCCACCCCACCATCCCGCCCCGGGTCGACTACGAACTCACCGCGCTCGGGCGCAGTCTGGCCGAGCCCATCACGGCGCTGCGCCGGTGGACGGAGGACCACATCAACGAGATCGAACAGGCCCGGAGCCGAGCACGTGACTGA
- a CDS encoding effector-associated constant component EACC1, with amino-acid sequence MADNPQVEASSLSYLMRRDGRLRSAQIKTADSRSVPGEMSALGDVLLISFGAGGIGIAVVEHALGWLQSRARDIVLVFRVGGIEVEATVRSVQDARELAQLITTLRTALGEIADDEAS; translated from the coding sequence ATGGCCGACAACCCGCAAGTCGAGGCAAGCTCGCTGAGCTATCTGATGCGCAGGGACGGACGGCTGCGGTCCGCCCAGATAAAGACGGCTGATTCGAGGTCCGTTCCGGGCGAGATGAGCGCGCTCGGCGACGTGCTGCTGATCTCTTTCGGCGCCGGTGGCATCGGCATCGCCGTCGTCGAGCATGCGCTGGGCTGGCTCCAGTCCCGCGCACGGGACATCGTGCTGGTCTTCCGTGTCGGCGGCATCGAAGTCGAGGCGACGGTGCGTTCGGTGCAGGACGCCAGGGAACTGGCACAGCTGATCACCACGTTACGCACCGCTCTGGGGGAGATCGCGGATGACGAGGCTTCCTGA